In Lolium rigidum isolate FL_2022 chromosome 7, APGP_CSIRO_Lrig_0.1, whole genome shotgun sequence, the DNA window TGGCGGAGGCGAGGTACATGAGCCCGTTTTGTACATAGTAGATCTAGGTGTTGGTCCTATATGGCGTCTTGGAGTAGAGCTTCAGATCTCTCCGGCCAGATCTGGGGCGCCTTGTGGCTGATGCTGATCGCCGGCGTGCACTGTGTGCTGTCGCTGGTGGGGAAGCTGCCTGCGAGCATCTCCGTCAATAAAGGTTGGCCGCCGAGCTATTCCATCCTGCTGCATCAGCGCAGCACAGGGTGGTCGATGTGGTGCTTCTTCATCCTGCTTCTGAGGTGGGAGGGGGAAGACGAGCTCCACAGATCGAGCTCCTTTATCTTGCGCTTCCGTTCCCCTCTCTGTGCTCTGCAGTTTTGCTCCCTCCTCTTGGCCGGCCTTGGAGGCGAGGGAGAGGTTGGGAGCAGATTTGTTCAGACATACGGCGGGGGATGGATTGGGGAGCTTCTGGAATCTGTGCTCCCTCTGGCGATTTCTCAGCGGCGGCTTCTTTCGGCTGCAGCTATCTCCGGTCAGAGGGCTGACCTCGCCTCTCTCGGCAGCAGCGCCTGCTCAAGTTCTCTCTTCCAACTGTGGAAGATTTCTGCGCACCCTGGCGTGGCATCACCCGCTCGTGCTCTCCCAAGTGGCCAAGTCCCCGGTGAGAGCAGGAGTGGCCGTCGCTGGAGTTGCTTCATCGTCGGCGACCTTGGATCCGATTGCTTTTTCAGCAATCTTATTAGGGTGTTCTCTGCAAAATATTTGGACTATgctgtaattttctttttctgtaaGGTCCTTGATGTAACTGTACACCCACCgacgaagttttttttttttttttttttgagaaaacagcAGAAGCTTTATTAGATAATGTTCCGGGGAATACATAAGTGATCCGGAGGATCTATAAACCAAACATGGCGTCCTAGCTCTAAAGATGTAGCTGATCTAGCTAGACGATGCGCCTCCCCGTTCGCTTCTCGCCGTTCATGACCATAACTGGTCTCCAAAAAACCTGCCCTGAGCTGTGCAATATCTCGCAAGATCATGCCGTGTTGCCCATAGCTCATTCCTGAATTAATATCATTTACAACCGAAAGGCAATCTGATGCTATCTTCAGTCTTTGTAGTTGCAAATCACCAGCTAGCACAAGGGCTTCTCTACATGCATGCGCTTCCAATATTGATGGTTCTGTAATGCCATCGAAGACCACAGCCGAAGCGCCTAGAAACATGCCCTTGTCATCACGACAAACAGCACCCACTGCCCCTCTCGCCCTGGTCTTTGCAACAGCACCATCTACATTCAGCTTCATAACTCCAGAAGAAGGAGCAATCCACGCTCCTGGATTTGGCCGACCTTCAGCATGAGGACCCGACTGCACTCCTTGTTCCCAAACAAGTTCTGAAATATACCTCTTGATGAACAGATGTGTTGACAAGGGGCTCTGAAATTCCTCCTCATGTATTGCCTTTCTTCGTGCCCACCAGATCGCCCATAAGGTAACTAGAACATGCACAAATGTCTGCTGACTAAGCGTGTGACACAACGTCATGAGCCAGAGCCTCGGGTCAGTTGTCTCATCCATGATTAGTGGGTCGACCACTTCATCCTCCATTAGAGCCCAGACAGCCCTGGCCATATTGCAATTAATGAGTGAGTGCCTCCAATCATCATCCGATGCACCGCATATAGGGCATGTCGCCGAAGTGGACATATGGCGGCGAAGTTTCTCCTGCCCTGTAGGCAAAGACGAACGTGCAAGCCTCCACGCAAATATTCTCAGTTTAGACGGTACCTTTACTTTCCAGAGCTTTTTCCATTGCTTCTCTTGATGATCAGTATTCGAACCTTGTGACTTGCCTTCTAACCAGTTAGTGCGTCGCTGTTTAATCCCCACTAACATCTTATATGCCGAACGTACCGTGAACCTTCCACTTTTCTCATAATGCCAGGCCCAAAAATCCTGTTGCACAGTGTGGCTTATTGGAATCTGTTTCACCATCTCAACATCCATGGGAATTAGGTGTTGGTTCAGAACATCTTCTTTCCAGGTCCGAGTAGTTGCACAAATAAACTCAGAGACTAGTTGCGGTGGATTTCGACCTCTAGAACATATTGGCCGCAGATTAAAGTCCCTCGGCACCCAATTTTCGCCCCATACGTTTGTTGATCTCCCGTCTCCTATACGCCTGATGAGTCCCAGGTTCAGTACATCCCGACCTTCGCAAAGTGCCCGCCAAATCTGAGACGGGTTGCTCCCCACCGGAGCATGCAGCACATCAGTTGTCGGGAAGTATACTGCTTTGAGCATTCTTGCACTCAAGGAAATTGGGTCAATCAAGATCCTCCACACCTGTCGAGCAAGCAAAGCGAGATTGAAAATTTCAAGGTCTCGGAATCCCATCCCTCCTTGGTACTTAGGCATCGCCATAGATTCCCAAGAGACCCACGCAGTTTTCCTTTCCCCCTTCTTACTACCCCACCAAAACTTCCTGATGAGCGAGGTAATGTGCTGGCAGAGTCCTCTTGGCAATTTGAACAAGGCCATTGAGTAGGTTGGAATCGCCTGAATTACTGACTTGATTAAAATTTCTTTGCCCCCATTCGACAACAGCTTCGCCAACCAACCTTGGATCCTCTTCCATACTCTGTCTTTTAAGTATGCAAAGGCTCCGTTTTTTGACCGTCCTACATCTGATGGTAGTCCCAGGTACTTTTCATTCAACGTTTCAGTTTGCACATTAAGAACCTCTTTGATTGCAGCCCTTGCTTGATCAGAAACCTTCTTCCCAAAAAATATAGCAGATTTGTCATGGTTAACCCTCTGGCCAGATGCATTACAGTAGATATCAACAATACTCTTCAGTTTTGCTGCCTCATCGCTAGATGCTTTGCAGAACAATAAGCAGTCATCAGCAAATAGTAAATGATTTACTTCCGGTGCCGTAGCAGCAACATGGATACCCTTCAACTCTCCTGACGTGAGTGCATTCTTCAGAAGGCATGAAAGTCCCTCCCCGGCCAACAAAAATAGGTACGGTGACAAGGGATCACCCTGACGTATGCCTCTTGTTGGCTTGAATTCTTCAGTTCGGCATCCATTAAACAGTACTGAAAATGTAACAGACCGTACACTTCTCATCACGGTTTCCACAAAAGTGTGTGACAAAccaagtttcttcattatagcttCCATATATACCCACTCTATACGATCGTAAGCTTTTTTCATATCCAGTTTCAATGCACAATGGCCATTCCTCTTGCTTCTGTTGCGCTTCATAAAATGTAAGCACTCATATGCCGTTATGACGTTGTCAGTAATCAGCCGGCCTGACACGAAAGCCGATTGCTCTTCTGAAATAATCTCCGGTAGGATCTGCTTCAATCGATTAGCGAGTACTTTGGACGCGATTTTTAAAACCACATTGCACAAGCTAATTGGACGATATTGAGACAGCGACGTAGGACTTTGTACCTTAGGAATAAGAACGATGAACGTTTTATTGATCTCCTCCGGGGAATCCACTCCATTGAGCACCCGAATCACAATGTCAGTGATCTCATCACCACACAACTGCCAGTGTTTCTGGAAAAAGTGAGCTGGGTAACCATCTGGACCTGGCGCTTTTGTTGGGAACATTTGGAACAGAGCATCTTTCACCTCTTTGGCCGTATACGGTGCATTTAGCGACTCATTCATGTCACTTGTAACCTTACAAGGCACATGGGAGAGTACCTCCTCAATCCCTATCACTGGTTCCGAAGTGTAGAGCTCTACAAAAAATTCACGCGTATGTTGCTCCAAATCAGACGGTCTCTCGCACACCGTCCCATCCTCTTTAACTAAACGGTTTATTTGGTTCTTCTTTCTACGACTGCTGGCCTTGTGATGAAAGAACCTTGTATTCTTGTCCCCTTCATTCAACCATTGTACTCGTGCACGTTGCCTCCACATCACCTCTTCTCTGTGACACATAGGTTCCAGGTCCTTTGGGCctttatgttcaaaaaaaaaaaagttatctATGTAAAAAAAGAGCATCAGGATTCAGGACACAGCAGCACAACGACCAGGAGGCCGCCAGTGCCGGCTGTGTTGCTGGTGTTGTCGGTGGTGGAAAGATGGTAGATGACCTGAACAACCCAGTCATGTCCATGGATTGCTTCATCTTCCTCTGATCCCGTCTTGTTCGTTTCCCAACGGTGTGTTGCAGCATGTATCTACTGTAATTTGATTCGAAGGCAGATCGAGTATGTACTGTAATTGTATGTATATGGCAGTAACAGCTCTTGCTGCATGCGTGTGGTTGAAACCTTGAATTCCTCTCGTGTGACTCTGACAAATCTAGTACTCCTTCTGGCGTTTACTACTAGCTATCGATATTTTTCCGTAGATTGATTTGACCTGGAAAAGAAATACACCGCTGAACTGGTAATACAGGAAAGTTTCTCTTTATACACAACTCAGGACTGTTTGAACTTTGAAGTAGTCATCAAAAGAGAGTGCAAGTATTCAGATAGATGTTAGTTTCTGACAGACAGATCACAGATGTTATTTATTTATACCAAATTTCAGACAATATTGGATTTGAGCTAACAAAACGAAAATGTTGGTAAGTGACTGACAAGACGGATGAACAGAGAAACAGTTGCTCTCAAAACGAAAATTCAGACGAGTTTGACGACGAAAGGGCGGCGAAAGCAAGCCCGCGTCCACGGAGGTCGACATCACAATTCACACACAGTTTGGCCATACATAATCACAGCAGCAACACGATGCCAGCATTCAGACGCTCTTGCCGCTGAGGCGGACCATGTCGCGGAAGCAAGAAGCGAAGGCTTCCATGGCGTCCGGCGGGAGCACGACCCCGACCTCgacgccgccctcgccgtcgggGCCCTCCGCAAGCGACACCGTCCCGGGCGTCTTCTCGATGGACACCATCTCCACCCGGCACGGCCTGCCCCACCCGAAGTCTGTGCCCTCGTACACGCCGTGCCTCGGCGACCCGCCCACCGACATGGGCCGCTCCGGCAGCACCGACAGCACCTTCCCCAGCCACCCCTCCGCGCCATCCAGCACGCCACGCTCCATCTCCCTGATCGCCGAACCgatggccgccgccgcagccgccacgccgccgtcgccgttcgTGAGTTCCGACGTGGCGGCCTCCACGAAGCATGGGCGCAGGCAGTTGCCCAAGTACTCGGCGGGGAGCGGCGGCGACAGCCTCGACCGGCACTCGGCGGAGAACAGCATGTGGCTGCGCGCCGCGCCGTCCACGCCCACGGCACGGCTCCTCAGGAGGCACACCCACGCCAGCGCCGACGCCGCCACGAACGACGACGGGCGCGGCCGCGTTCCTGCAGGTTCTGACGCCGCGTCCTTGATCCCGTCGATCTGGTCGCGCGTCAGCGGGAAGGACGCGATCACCGGTGCCGGCATCTCCGTTTCctgcgcaggcggcggcggcggcgggggtgggCCGGACGCGAGCACCCTCATCCCGGCGAGCGTCTTGCCGAGCAGGTCGTCGGGGTCGGCGACTAGGGAGCGGTCGAGCACCGGCGCGGGCGGCACGTCAGCACCATCGAGGCCGCCGAGGCGGCACGCGGCGGCCCAGGTCCGGACGAAGAGCGTGGCGGAGGCGTCGTCGCAGGCGGCGTGGTGCACGGACACGCCGAGGCAGAGGCCACGGCCGGGGAACACGGTGGCCTGCACGGCCGCGACCTCGAACGCCCCGTCCTCCCGCGGCGGGGGCAGGCCCGGCACGAGAGCGCGCATCTTGCGCAGGTCCCGGGGCCCGGTGGCGACGAGTCGGTCGAAGTCGTCCTCGTCCGGGGAAGACTCGGCGAGGACGAGGGCGAGCGCGTCGCCGTGGGCGTAGGCGAAGCGGTGGCCTGCGGCGAGGCTGAGGGTGCCGGCGAGAGGGAAGAAGCGGCGGAGCGCGTGCGGGAGGGAGGAGGCGAGGAGCGGGAGGGCGGAGCGCGGGTCGGGGTGGCGGTAGAAGAAGAGGCGCTCGACGGGGCCGGTGAAGAGCCAGGCGGCGTCGAAGAAGGTGATGGGGAGTTCCGCGGCGGAGGGGGTCGGCGGCGCCGGCACCACGCGGATCCGCTCCAGCACGCGCACTTCCGCCATGGATTTGGTTTGGAATGGATGCTCGCTCGCTCGCTTTGCTTGCTCACCAACCACTGCCACTATGCTCTGCTGAGCAGCTTGATCCAGTTGCGCTGGGTGGGTGTAGGGTTGACTGACAGGTGGGGTACGTTTGGCAAAAAGCAGCTCCAGGTTAGTCAATTGGGCACTTTGCTTACTGATGCTGATGATGATGTAGTATTCCACTTAATTTGTTTGGCCAGCATTCTCAGACCAAGAAACCACATCAATTTcagcttatatatatatatggggctTTTAAACATTAGTAAAACGATATGAGAAGCTTATTGAGTTACTGGTCCTAGGTTATGCAGTTTGTTCCACCTCTACTTCAATGTATCTGCTCGTTGTCTGGCATCGTCCTTATTCGACGAAATTTCAGGCAGCATATATTCTATAGTTCAAGCTCATCATCAACCAAAATAGTTCAGGGTCTGTTGAATTTAGTTAGGTTGTTTGTTGTTCTGTCAGAATTCTACTGAAGCGGTAAGCAACTGGCTGCATCTAGCGCTTCTTGGTTCAGCCCTCACTGCGTGATGTACTGGGTGTATGTATGGAACGCTGTGGAGTTTGAACTGGAGCCCATTCTGTTTTTTCTGAGGTTTGTCTGGCATCAACTAGTCCTGAGTTGTGTTAAGATCTTTGCTTATCTGCACAAAGAAAATATTTGATGTTCTACTTGTCTGCATGTTTTGCAACAGCCAGCTCAACGATGTGTTGTTTCTATGGGTCAAATTCAATTACAAAGTTGGTGATTAGTAAAGGATATATACTGCGTTATTCTTGCTAGGGttgaggttgaagaagaagaattccTGACAGAGAAAGAGTGTATTATTCTTGTCAGGGTTGAAGAGAAGAATTCCTAACAGAGAAAGAGAAGGTTTCATCAAAGAATCGGAAATAAGATAGGTTATAACATAAACATGACGACCAAATCATTGGTTATATGTACTGCCCATGCATGGCAAATTCTACAGATTAAGCACACGCATGTAGGTTAAAACAAACCACAGCAAAGACCTGTTAATTACTAGGGGTAGAAGGTACAGAGACAGTTACAGTAGAAACATGTTGCAGACAGCACACCGTTGAGAGATGAATGGGATAAGTTCAGAAGGAAATAAAGCAGTCCATGGATACTAGGGGCATGTTGAGGTCATCTACAAACTCTCCACCACGGCACCACCACCGCTGCTCTTCATCATTCCACCATAATCCTCTAATCAACATCGATAGGAAGAAGAGGTATATTGGTATTTCAAGACAGCTGATACATGTACTATACTTCCAAAATATCGTAAACTAGCAAGAAAATTGCACTAGTGCAACACAGTAAAACATAAATCCACGGGGCTACAGAGGAAACACAGATTTATGAGGCAAAATCCCAAGACGTTTCTGAAGAAACCTTTCCAACAACAAAGTTTTGTTGCCCCCACTACAGTTTATTCCCTTCCTCGGTATCTTCCTAGAAACAAGCGTAAAGATCTACAATTTTAGTTTTACAACACAAATCGGAAACATGTACGTACCCTGGATCACTATTAGCTGAGACCAGAAGTGAGATTCCCCATTCTTACTTTTTTTTAGACGAACAGGGACCTGTCCCCGGTTCCAATTCATTACAAAAGAAACCATACGAGCTCATTACAACATCCAGACTACTAACCAAAACACTAAAGCTAGAGTTCAAAAACAAACAACGACGATCCTTACAAAGAGGAAAgccaaactattttttttgttagaTTAAAGTTCGCCTTGCTCAGTATCTCTGCACCCACTAACTTCAGATCACACAAGTGCTATTATGCTCGGATCGAACTTGTGCCCGAAACATGACCGCTTCATAACGTAAAGGGGGAAGTCTCAGCTTAAATATATCATCACCATAACAGAGTCATCACAAAATTAGCAGCAAGGTAAAAACGACATCCACTATGAGTAATGGAAGCCTAGAGATCATTTAAGCTGCTAGAGAGGAGAAGCCAGACGagaccttgatactgctcagacATTAAAAAAGGATTTCGTTCTCTCCTTTTGTAAGGGCGCAGCTGGAGTAATGACGTACTTTATCTGTCTCATGCAGTTTCCTTGGGTCTTTCATACGTTGTTGATCcttccgtgcttctggtgtatcttttgtctcccCGTACACGTCtaggaagcctagcaggttcacgcaaaaaaatttcgtcacgtgcattgatgcgcgtagttgacacgtccgttgggaaccccaagaggaaggtgtgatgcgcacagcagcaagttttccctcagtaagaaaccaaggttatcgaaccagtaggagccaagaagcacgttgaaggttgttggtggcggagtgtagtgcggcgcaacaccagggattccggcgccaacgtggaacccgcacaacacaatcacgtaactttgccccaacgtaacggtgaggttgtcaatctcaccagacttgctgtaaacaaaggattagatgtatagtgtggatgatgatggttgtttgcgaagaacagtaagaacaattgcagtagattgtatttcagatgtaaagaatatgaccggggtccacagatcactagcggtgtctctcccataagatagcagatgttgggtgaacaaattacagttgggcaattgacaaataaagaaggcataaccatgcacatatatatatatcatgatgagtactatgagatttaatcagggcatgaacccactatcgagcataaataccccctcttggagtcacaagtatcaacttggccagagcctctactagcaacggagagcatgcaagaacataaataacatatatgatagattgataatcaacttgacatagtattcaatattcatcggattccaacaaacacaacatgaaggattacaaatagatgatcttgatcatgataggcagctcacaagatctaacatgatagcacaatgaggagaagacaaccatctagctacttgctatggacccatagtccaggggtggactactcacacatcgatccggaggcgatcatggcgatgaagagacctccgggagatgattcccctctcccggaagggtgccggaggcgatctcctgaatcccccgagatgggattggcggcggcggcgtctctggaaggttttccgtatcgtggctctcggtactgggggtttcgcgacgaagaccttaagtaggcgaagggcagagtcgggagggtcacgagggccccacacaacaggctggcgcggccaggacccaggccgcgccgccttgttgtgtcgttgccccgtggccccacttcgtttcctctccggacttctggaagcttcgtggataaataggcccctgggcgttgatttcgtccaattccgagaatatttccttactaggatttctgaaaccaaaaacagcagaaaacatcaatcggctcttcggcatctcgtcaataggttagtgccggaaaatgcataataatgacatataatgtgtataaaacatgtgagtatcatcataaaagtagcatggaaataagaaattatagatacgtttgagacgtatcaagcatccccaagcttagttcctactcgccctcgagtaggtaaacgataacaaagataatttctgaagtgacatgctatcataatcttgatcatactattgtaaagcatatgagatgaatgcagcgattcgaagcaatgatacagataatgagtaaacaaacgaatcatatagcaaagacttttcatgaataatactttcaagacaagcatcaataagacttgcataagagttactcataaagcaataaattcaaagtaaaagcattgaagcaacacaaaggaagatataagtttcagcgattgctttcaacttcaacatatatatctcatggataattgtcaacacaaagtaatataacaagtgcaataagtaaacatgtaagaatcaatgcacacaattgatacaagtgtttgcttctgggatagaaagaataggcaaactgactcaacaataatgtagaagataggcccttcgcagagggaagcattgattactatatttgtgctagagcttttcattttgaaaacaagaaacaattttgtcaacggtagtaataaagcatatgtgttatgtataagatatcctataagttgcaagcctcatgcatagtatactaatagtgctcgcaccttgtcctaattagcttggattaacaccgattatcattgcatagcatatgtttcaaccaagtgtcacaaaggggtacctctatgccgctcgtacaaaggtctaaggagaaagctcgcattggatttctcgcttttgattattctcaacttagacatccataccgggacaacatagacaaccgataatggactcctctttaatgcataagcattcaacaacagttaatattctcataagagattgaggattaattgtccaaactgaaacttccaccatgaatcatggctttagttagcggctcaatgttcttctctaacagtatgcatactcaaaccatttgattgtgagaaccgcccttacttcagacaagacgaacatgcatagcaactcacatgatattcaacaaaggtaaaagagttgatggcgtccccagaaatatggttaccgctcaacaagcaagttattaagaaataagacacataagtacatattttcaccacgatagtttttaaggctatttgtcccatgagctatatattgcaaaggcaaagaatagaagtttaaaggtagcactcaagtaatttactttggaatggcggagaaataccatgtggtaggtaggtatggtggacacaaatggcatagttattggctcaaggatttgggtgGCGTTAGATCTTCGAAATCCTCTCCAATAAAGCTCTTCGGCTTCTCACGATATATGAGCGGTTTCAATCTGGTTGCTCCATTCCCATGccaccatggtggtggtggtgcggacAGGACTCCAGATGAAGCTGTTTTTGTTCAATCTTCTGAGCAGCACCCTGGAGCGAATCTTCTTCGTGCGCAACACGCAGTGACCAAGTTCATCACCGCGATCTTTGGCCAAGATAGTGGCCCATCTTCTACCTCCATGGCGGAGGCCCTGCTGATCAACCGCTGAAGCTCGACGCCGCTGGAAGATCAAGTGGTTCGTCACCGACCTTTCATCTGTAGCTAGGGGTTGGatttggtcgccggagttgaGCGTTCGAGCTCTCTTCACTCGGAACTCGGCGGAACGCCTTGAGTCCACCGACGTTGTGTGGCATAGGCACTATTGTCCTCGATTGCTTTTTCTTCTTATTGTTTAGGGTGCTTTTTGTAAAGTGGAAGGCCTCTTCTTCAAATGTTAGGTTTCTTAGGGCAAGAGATGACAAGGGGTCTTTATGTAAATTGTACCTGCCACTTGGTGATCTATAAGAGCTCCACCGGGGTCCTCTGACCCTATTTGTGTTCAAAAAAGAgagtaaagtaaactaaacaagtaaATTAAACTAAGTACAAGTGGTAAAGATTTGTTTGTTTCAGGGTTTTGTGTGCAAATAAGATAgataaatattttgtattttcggattaaaatagtgttgcaaataaaaagtaagacaaatgcaatggaaaggtgtttcttatgattaaaattagaCTAGGGCCCATAGGTTCACTTGTCTATTCTCTCTTTTATgttgtagtggacaataaaaattcatcaatgagatataaagaatataacttcaacatgtgtaagatacacattcatatgggcatcacgtcctaacatagagatgatgccacACATCTCTCTTGTACTCCACAAGACATGAAAAACTTTGTGCAatctattaagaattaacagaggatATCCATAAGTACTTTGCCATgccgtttgaatatcaaatatgctaccttgaacaaacaagatcatcattttTTGAGTTTTTCACGTGGTGAACATAGcatatgcattcactttatccctagtgagatagcaaaataaaaggcaaatCCAtattagatcatgaatttgttgtcactatccaatcactaaaaccatgctattcacacacacatcaccccacacacgttcttgcatacaATTTGGACCAGAACCAATACTTAAaaatggggtacataatatgcatctactgatacatcttacacaaagtatagttaaatctcatagcatcatatcatagaataaatatccaccatataggtattacatatatgaccataatcatgttgggcagcacatatgatactaagaactatgaagaacatgagagtaatagatcaagctacttccataaaaccgtagtccagaggtggactactccttgctcattttgatgatgaggaagacgttggagaaggtggagatccctatggtggcggctctggcggagtcccccctccaatcttcgctgttgcagcctctgttttcgtgtttcagTGTTTCTGTGGTGCTCTCTTCCAGATAACCCTTGGGGGTCAAATATATAGtggttttaggtcaaaatacgtcggtccGTGAAAGAATCAAGCAAAATGGGAGATCAACGGCCAAAAGAGGGGGGTGGCGTGCTCTAGCAAGGTGGGCGCTCCACCTGGCCTCTTTTGGCCCTGAGGCCTCTCCAGGTCTACTTCAAAAGCCCATCTTGCTTCTTCTAGT includes these proteins:
- the LOC124679314 gene encoding malonyl-coenzyme:anthocyanin 5-O-glucoside-6'''-O-malonyltransferase-like is translated as MAEVRVLERIRVVPAPPTPSAAELPITFFDAAWLFTGPVERLFFYRHPDPRSALPLLASSLPHALRRFFPLAGTLSLAAGHRFAYAHGDALALVLAESSPDEDDFDRLVATGPRDLRKMRALVPGLPPPREDGAFEVAAVQATVFPGRGLCLGVSVHHAACDDASATLFVRTWAAACRLGGLDGADVPPAPVLDRSLVADPDDLLGKTLAGMRVLASGPPPPPPPPAQETEMPAPVIASFPLTRDQIDGIKDAASEPAGTRPRPSSFVAASALAWVCLLRSRAVGVDGAARSHMLFSAECRSRLSPPLPAEYLGNCLRPCFVEAATSELTNGDGGVAAAAAAIGSAIREMERGVLDGAEGWLGKVLSVLPERPMSVGGSPRHGVYEGTDFGWGRPCRVEMVSIEKTPGTVSLAEGPDGEGGVEVGVVLPPDAMEAFASCFRDMVRLSGKSV